From the Pseudomonas sp. SORT22 genome, one window contains:
- a CDS encoding HlyC/CorC family transporter: MSEDRSSNGQKSWLGKLTQAFAHEPKNRQELLELLREAHQNKLLDSEALTIVEGAIQVADLQVRDIMVPRSQMMSIKATQSPREFLPAVIDAAHSRYPVVGESHDDVLGVLLAKDLLPLILKENGDSFNIKDLLRPATFVPESKRLNVLLREFRANHNHMAIVIDEYGGVAGLVTIEDVLEQIVGDIEDEHDVEEDSYIKPLPSGDFLIKALTPIENFNEFFDSQFSDDEFDTVGGLVMSAFGHLPKRNETTEIGPYRFRILNADSRRIHLLRLTPITR, translated from the coding sequence ATGAGCGAAGATCGATCGAGCAACGGGCAAAAGTCCTGGCTGGGCAAACTGACCCAGGCTTTTGCCCACGAGCCGAAAAACCGTCAGGAGCTGCTTGAGCTGCTGCGCGAAGCCCATCAGAACAAGCTGCTCGACAGCGAGGCGCTGACCATTGTCGAGGGCGCCATCCAGGTCGCCGACCTGCAGGTGCGCGACATCATGGTGCCGCGCTCGCAGATGATGAGCATCAAGGCGACCCAGTCGCCGCGTGAGTTCCTGCCGGCGGTGATCGACGCCGCCCACTCGCGCTACCCGGTGGTCGGCGAAAGCCACGATGACGTGCTCGGCGTGCTGCTGGCCAAAGACCTGCTGCCGTTGATCCTCAAGGAGAACGGCGACAGCTTCAACATCAAGGACCTGCTGCGCCCGGCCACCTTCGTGCCCGAGTCCAAGCGCCTGAACGTGCTGCTGCGCGAGTTTCGCGCCAACCACAACCACATGGCCATCGTCATCGACGAGTACGGCGGCGTGGCGGGCCTGGTGACCATCGAAGACGTCCTCGAGCAAATCGTCGGCGACATCGAAGACGAGCATGACGTCGAGGAAGACAGCTACATCAAGCCACTGCCCAGCGGCGACTTCCTGATCAAGGCGCTGACGCCGATCGAGAACTTCAACGAGTTCTTCGACAGCCAGTTCTCCGACGACGAGTTCGACACCGTCGGCGGCCTGGTGATGAGCGCCTTCGGCCACCTGCCCAAGCGTAACGAGACCACCGAGATCGGCCCGTACCGTTTCCGTATTCTCAACGCCGACAGCCGCCGGATTCACCTGCTGCGTCTGACCCCTATCACCCGTTAA